Proteins from a genomic interval of Pseudodesulfovibrio nedwellii:
- a CDS encoding response regulator, translated as MQKIKLLLVDDEKDFLTVYARRFVRRNADITIASSGQEAIDKIRVIDFDVVILDVMMPEMNGIETLRRIKAIKPNLPVIILTGHANSQTMIEGMDIGAFDFLLKPVGTDELYFKVLDAVRSRHRTQV; from the coding sequence ATGCAGAAGATAAAATTGCTTCTTGTTGATGATGAAAAGGATTTTCTTACAGTATACGCCCGACGCTTTGTTCGTAGAAACGCCGACATTACTATCGCGTCCAGTGGACAGGAGGCTATAGACAAAATTCGGGTTATTGATTTCGACGTAGTTATTCTCGACGTCATGATGCCTGAGATGAATGGCATTGAAACGTTGCGTCGTATCAAAGCCATCAAGCCAAATCTCCCGGTGATCATCCTCACGGGACATGCCAATTCTCAAACCATGATTGAAGGGATGGACATCGGTGCCTTTGATTTCCTGCTTAAGCCGGTAGGGACTGATGAGTTGTATTTCAAGGTGCTGGATGCTGTCAGATCCAGACATCGTACACAGGTGTAA
- a CDS encoding PEP/pyruvate-binding domain-containing protein → MQTLFKTLFNCIRKSSAGHDEDRERFLAKTENFRLLLAANNKALEIMAQITEEAQSESIFSMAHVRAQCLKAASGVRQMIERLCLMAPGKYGELSDVFNNIVLSMEKAMDEGTKQSSGPLVLQMEDIRADSLPQTGSKMAMLGEVKAALGVEVPRGFSITASSYHLFMERSGLGDEINRLIQIHDNETLDGLRLLEESIRHAIDMTVIPQDIEQAVIKKCRKLGNVRMAVRSSAVGEDSEDASFAGQFMSKLGVKAGDVLEAYRSVLASAYSATAMAYRLNRGLRDDAVVMCVACMEMIDAKAGGVIYTRSPMGHDDGRVVVNAVPGLPRTVVDGCSLVDSWVVERVSLAIRSKDIAAKEVCYVKTSGGRISKEKLYGDRSVAPSVSDSVIQQLVWLALRIESHFGSPQDIEWALARDGRIVILQCRPLSVCVPHEEVLPHTNNDEDAASILLHSCVVASPGVAAGRVALIASDEDMSQFPESGILLARSARPHLSVLMSQVSGLVTEYGSPVGHLANVAREFGKPYLIAGPGAVEQLSGVGVVTINADNGNIYLGMRQSQIDESVDSVSSPSSNEVHLALQRMMPYIVPLSLTDPESPQFSPENCVSLHDITRFCHEKAVNEMFMGGEQLTANARKLVGKMPMQYWLIDIGGGTAESCDNTRVCLDDIRSNTMKALWRGMTAIPWDGPPPVAPGGLMSVFSEAACNPALAPGMANSMGDRNYFTVGRHYCNLQSRFGFHFCTIEGFAGDTPVENYALFQFKGGGADIVRRSRRANMIGEILERYGFIVEVRDDALFARIEGVEKEAVEQALVVAGYLLVHTRQVDMVAADPDSISRYGQKFTADIGALLSGTAEESQDWRCGA, encoded by the coding sequence ATGCAGACCCTCTTCAAGACTCTGTTTAATTGCATTCGCAAATCTTCTGCCGGACATGATGAAGACAGGGAGCGCTTTCTTGCCAAGACCGAGAATTTTCGTCTGTTGTTAGCCGCCAACAACAAGGCGCTCGAAATCATGGCCCAGATAACCGAAGAAGCACAGTCGGAAAGTATTTTCAGCATGGCCCATGTCAGGGCTCAATGTCTCAAGGCTGCTTCCGGCGTTCGTCAGATGATCGAACGATTGTGTCTCATGGCTCCTGGGAAATATGGCGAACTTAGTGATGTGTTCAATAATATCGTCCTTTCCATGGAAAAGGCCATGGATGAAGGGACGAAACAAAGTTCCGGGCCACTGGTTTTGCAGATGGAAGACATAAGGGCTGATTCCTTACCACAGACGGGGTCAAAGATGGCCATGCTTGGTGAAGTAAAGGCAGCGCTTGGAGTGGAAGTCCCCCGTGGGTTTTCCATTACTGCCTCGTCGTACCATTTGTTTATGGAGCGATCCGGGCTTGGTGATGAGATCAACCGGCTGATCCAGATACACGACAATGAGACCTTGGACGGGTTGCGTCTTCTTGAGGAGAGCATCCGACATGCTATCGATATGACGGTGATTCCGCAGGATATCGAGCAGGCAGTTATTAAAAAATGCAGGAAACTTGGTAACGTCAGAATGGCCGTCCGTAGTAGTGCTGTGGGTGAAGATTCCGAAGATGCCAGTTTTGCAGGACAGTTCATGTCGAAGCTTGGGGTCAAGGCTGGCGACGTACTGGAAGCGTACAGAAGCGTTTTAGCCAGTGCATATTCGGCCACGGCCATGGCGTATCGGCTCAATCGAGGGTTGCGTGATGACGCTGTGGTCATGTGCGTTGCCTGTATGGAAATGATCGACGCAAAGGCCGGAGGTGTCATTTATACCCGGTCTCCCATGGGACATGACGATGGGCGTGTAGTCGTCAACGCGGTGCCAGGACTTCCCCGAACCGTCGTTGATGGGTGCTCTCTGGTCGATTCCTGGGTGGTCGAACGTGTGTCCTTGGCAATCCGAAGCAAGGATATCGCGGCAAAGGAAGTCTGTTACGTGAAGACTTCCGGCGGTCGTATAAGCAAAGAAAAACTTTATGGTGACAGGAGCGTGGCCCCGTCAGTTTCGGATTCGGTTATCCAACAGCTTGTTTGGCTGGCCCTTCGCATCGAAAGTCATTTTGGTTCTCCTCAGGATATCGAATGGGCATTAGCCCGCGATGGTCGTATTGTCATTCTTCAGTGCCGTCCTTTGTCCGTGTGTGTGCCACATGAGGAGGTATTACCGCATACGAATAACGACGAAGACGCTGCCTCCATCCTTCTGCATTCCTGTGTTGTTGCAAGTCCCGGCGTTGCAGCAGGCCGTGTGGCTCTCATTGCATCGGATGAAGATATGTCCCAGTTCCCGGAGAGTGGTATTTTGCTGGCACGAAGTGCGCGGCCTCATCTGTCAGTGTTGATGTCACAAGTCAGTGGGCTGGTGACCGAATATGGCAGTCCGGTCGGGCATCTTGCCAATGTTGCCAGAGAGTTTGGCAAGCCCTATCTGATCGCCGGACCGGGTGCTGTCGAGCAGTTATCCGGAGTTGGTGTCGTCACTATTAATGCTGACAACGGAAATATTTATCTCGGTATGAGGCAGTCTCAGATTGATGAATCCGTGGATTCTGTTTCATCGCCTTCAAGCAATGAAGTGCATTTGGCATTACAACGGATGATGCCATATATCGTGCCGCTTTCGCTGACCGATCCTGAGTCGCCGCAATTTTCTCCAGAGAATTGTGTGTCTTTGCATGATATTACAAGGTTTTGCCATGAGAAGGCCGTCAATGAAATGTTTATGGGCGGGGAGCAGTTGACGGCAAATGCACGAAAGCTGGTCGGCAAGATGCCCATGCAGTACTGGCTCATTGATATTGGCGGCGGTACCGCTGAGTCGTGTGATAATACGCGCGTTTGTCTGGATGACATCCGGTCCAATACAATGAAGGCCTTGTGGCGAGGGATGACCGCCATACCTTGGGATGGCCCTCCGCCGGTCGCTCCCGGTGGACTTATGTCGGTTTTTTCCGAAGCTGCATGTAACCCGGCATTGGCTCCGGGAATGGCCAACAGTATGGGCGATCGTAACTATTTCACTGTCGGTCGGCATTATTGCAATCTCCAGTCCCGTTTCGGATTTCATTTTTGTACCATTGAAGGTTTTGCCGGTGATACACCCGTTGAAAATTATGCACTCTTTCAGTTTAAGGGAGGCGGTGCAGATATTGTGCGGCGTTCCCGCAGAGCGAATATGATTGGTGAAATATTGGAACGGTATGGGTTTATCGTGGAAGTACGGGATGACGCCCTGTTTGCACGGATTGAAGGTGTGGAAAAGGAAGCCGTAGAACAAGCCCTTGTCGTGGCTGGGTACCTGCTGGTGCATACCCGTCAAGTCGATATGGTCGCGGCTGACCCTGATTCCATCAGTCGGTACGGACAGAAGTTTACAGCGGACATCGGTGCGCTTTTGTCGGGAACTGCTGAAGAATCTCAGGATTGGAGGTGCGGAGCATGA
- a CDS encoding response regulator yields METNARILVVDDEERFRKSMARILRSKGYAVDEASDGMDALNRLATGGFDVVLLDLKMPELSGEETYNEIRLQGFDVETICLTGHVSINDATKLLQRGVFDYLVKPASVEEILSTVQRAIEKKQLRNNEIEIDQLFKNSTMI; encoded by the coding sequence ATGGAAACCAACGCGCGAATTTTGGTTGTTGATGATGAAGAACGGTTTCGGAAATCCATGGCTCGAATTTTGAGATCCAAAGGATATGCCGTGGATGAAGCCAGTGACGGTATGGATGCGTTGAATAGGCTTGCGACAGGCGGGTTCGACGTTGTCCTTCTTGATTTGAAAATGCCGGAACTTTCCGGGGAAGAAACGTATAATGAAATCCGTTTACAGGGGTTTGATGTCGAAACCATTTGTCTGACGGGACATGTTTCGATCAATGACGCGACAAAACTTCTACAGCGTGGGGTGTTCGATTACCTCGTGAAACCTGCTTCTGTGGAGGAGATTCTTAGCACTGTGCAGAGAGCCATTGAGAAAAAGCAGCTTCGTAATAACGAGATAGAAATTGATCAGCTTTTCAAGAATTCGACCATGATTTGA
- a CDS encoding two-component system sensor histidine kinase NtrB, whose protein sequence is MNDFSYENMGFCYWNGALGPFNIGVVGVGNGLKVLVDIIYNEAFREFLPEIRLLAVSHEGETETVLRELDGVSCPVYATWAEMLDMHPEINLVVEITGNRSTRCRLRQSLPERVSLMDHREFVFLCGLHDMALVKSNYMNHLDHQRTLLQSIIDEIREDIFLLDKNGIITDLNRMVWQRAGVSRKELLGKPCWHAARLRDGSIFCNDLDSACPFHATLKSGKKEESLVTRINGNGLLQYYRLYAYPIYDIRGNMTHVMVMHRDITERTHREKFQHQRDKFAIIGEMSTYLAHEIRNPLFAVGGFANSLLKSSNLDAKDREKAQIIVDETQRLDRMLSNMLNFARPTRFGGENVDIVNVCQDVAELMAVGYGKQGYSIEVKASSLPPVKGEADALKQCIVNLIKNSIEAMPDGGAILLDLVLENGEVVLNVKDSGVGMAEQELGKVFNPFYSTKEDGNGLGLAMIKKIVEDFGGTVEIASKSGHGTTVSMRLLPVLDVESDGGVNEENSAPQAEAVSLPE, encoded by the coding sequence GTGAATGATTTTAGCTATGAAAATATGGGATTTTGTTATTGGAATGGAGCCTTGGGGCCATTTAATATTGGAGTTGTCGGTGTTGGGAATGGACTGAAGGTTTTGGTGGATATCATTTACAACGAAGCCTTCCGAGAGTTTCTGCCGGAAATACGATTGCTCGCAGTCAGCCATGAAGGTGAAACCGAGACCGTATTGCGAGAATTGGACGGTGTTTCCTGTCCTGTCTATGCAACCTGGGCGGAGATGCTCGACATGCACCCGGAAATAAATTTGGTTGTTGAGATCACCGGCAATCGCAGTACACGCTGCCGTTTGCGACAGTCGCTTCCTGAAAGAGTTTCTCTCATGGACCACCGAGAGTTTGTGTTTTTGTGTGGTCTACACGACATGGCTCTGGTCAAGAGCAACTACATGAATCATTTGGATCACCAACGGACATTGCTTCAATCCATTATTGATGAAATCCGGGAGGATATCTTCCTGCTCGACAAGAATGGTATTATCACGGATTTGAATCGTATGGTTTGGCAACGGGCGGGTGTTTCGCGAAAGGAGCTTTTGGGCAAACCGTGTTGGCATGCGGCCAGACTGCGGGACGGTTCGATTTTCTGTAATGATTTGGATTCGGCTTGTCCGTTTCATGCGACATTGAAAAGTGGGAAAAAGGAAGAATCATTGGTCACACGGATCAATGGGAACGGTTTGCTGCAATATTACCGGTTATATGCCTATCCGATCTATGACATCAGAGGGAATATGACACATGTAATGGTTATGCATCGGGATATTACGGAACGAACACATCGTGAGAAATTCCAACATCAGCGAGATAAGTTTGCCATAATCGGCGAGATGTCCACGTATCTGGCCCATGAAATTCGTAATCCGCTTTTTGCCGTGGGTGGTTTTGCTAATTCTTTGCTAAAATCATCGAATCTCGATGCAAAGGATCGGGAAAAGGCACAGATTATAGTTGATGAAACTCAACGGTTAGATCGAATGTTGAGCAATATGTTGAATTTTGCCCGTCCCACCCGATTCGGGGGCGAGAATGTTGATATCGTAAATGTTTGTCAGGATGTCGCGGAATTGATGGCTGTTGGTTATGGTAAACAAGGGTATTCCATTGAAGTGAAGGCGTCGTCGTTGCCACCAGTAAAGGGGGAGGCGGATGCACTCAAGCAGTGTATCGTCAATCTTATCAAGAACAGCATTGAGGCAATGCCCGATGGTGGGGCCATTCTTCTCGATTTGGTATTGGAGAATGGCGAGGTTGTGTTGAACGTGAAGGATTCGGGAGTCGGAATGGCCGAGCAGGAGTTGGGAAAGGTTTTTAACCCCTTTTATTCGACCAAGGAAGATGGAAATGGTCTTGGTCTGGCCATGATCAAGAAGATTGTGGAAGATTTTGGCGGGACCGTGGAAATTGCCAGCAAGTCGGGGCATGGGACAACGGTTTCCATGCGGCTCCTGCCCGTTCTTGATGTTGAAAGTGATGGCGGGGTCAATGAAGAAAATAGTGCTCCTCAGGCAGAAGCCGTCAGCCTCCCCGAATGA
- a CDS encoding sensor histidine kinase, translating into MTTSSYRKLRWTLVLITLSLSLIPLFVLGYVIHAEFSQSYEEKLTSNLRLVASNKRDAIDMFLTERVVQLQLLADMHSFADMTDQTYLHEVFNTIQQASHSFIDIGVIGQDGRHEAYCGPFDLKDVNYKDEPWFNQVMLKGLYISDVFMGFRNFPHFIIAVKRREGDITWILRATIDSDVFTSLVRNVRIGRQGDAYLVNRDYALQTPSRFGGKVLSQAELPEYRGENDVEIVDWEKNGTPFIAGITPLAHAGWRLIIIENPEEELSPLLRTQSLIFTLLSICALMVFIGAYISVSSVVSKLRTSDRQRAAMDAAVMQSSKMASLGKLAAGVAHEINNPLSIIRESAGWIRDIINDGELGEGEAVDDLQEATDDIDRHVERARTVTHRMLGFARRMEPLHEDVDLNMLAMQTFSFLENETRHRNIEVVRNFDQDLPLITTDSNQVQQVMLNLLENAIDAIGENGSISLTTRGDKDRVIVEIEDSGEGIPEEHINKVFDPFFTTKATGEGTGLGLSIVYTTLKKLGGKISVDSKRGHGTVFSISLPLTCPYFPDCQEEA; encoded by the coding sequence ATGACGACTTCATCATACAGGAAATTGCGGTGGACACTTGTTCTTATTACTTTGAGCCTTTCGCTTATTCCACTCTTTGTGTTGGGGTATGTCATCCACGCTGAATTTAGTCAGTCATATGAAGAAAAGCTGACGAGCAATTTGCGGCTTGTGGCAAGTAACAAGCGTGATGCTATCGATATGTTTTTGACTGAGCGGGTTGTCCAGTTGCAGCTTCTCGCCGATATGCATTCCTTTGCCGACATGACGGATCAGACCTACCTGCATGAGGTGTTTAATACCATTCAGCAGGCGTCACATTCTTTTATAGACATAGGCGTCATAGGGCAGGACGGACGGCATGAAGCGTATTGTGGTCCCTTTGATCTCAAAGATGTCAATTACAAGGATGAACCCTGGTTTAATCAGGTAATGCTCAAGGGGTTGTATATCAGTGACGTTTTTATGGGATTTAGAAATTTTCCGCATTTCATCATAGCGGTCAAAAGGCGGGAAGGGGATATTACGTGGATACTCAGAGCCACTATTGATTCCGACGTATTTACGTCTCTTGTTCGCAATGTTCGTATCGGCAGGCAGGGAGATGCCTATCTCGTTAACAGAGATTACGCGCTCCAGACGCCGTCTCGTTTCGGTGGCAAGGTGCTGTCTCAGGCAGAACTTCCAGAATATCGTGGTGAAAATGATGTCGAGATCGTTGATTGGGAGAAAAACGGTACCCCGTTTATCGCCGGTATTACGCCTTTGGCCCATGCTGGGTGGCGGCTTATCATCATTGAGAATCCAGAAGAGGAATTGTCACCGCTTTTGCGGACACAGTCTCTCATATTCACATTGCTTTCGATTTGTGCGCTGATGGTTTTCATCGGGGCGTATATTTCCGTGTCTTCTGTTGTGTCAAAACTCAGGACATCGGATCGACAACGGGCGGCCATGGACGCTGCAGTCATGCAATCAAGCAAAATGGCTTCGCTTGGTAAACTGGCCGCTGGGGTGGCCCATGAAATCAACAATCCATTGTCCATCATACGTGAGAGTGCCGGGTGGATACGAGACATCATTAATGATGGAGAACTCGGTGAAGGCGAAGCTGTGGATGATTTGCAGGAAGCCACGGACGACATCGATCGGCATGTGGAAAGGGCGCGGACTGTCACGCATCGGATGCTCGGTTTTGCTCGTCGTATGGAGCCACTTCACGAAGATGTGGATCTTAATATGTTGGCTATGCAGACCTTTTCATTCCTTGAAAATGAGACTCGTCATCGGAATATTGAAGTGGTGCGCAATTTCGATCAGGATCTTCCGTTGATCACAACCGATTCTAATCAGGTGCAGCAGGTCATGCTGAATCTGCTTGAAAATGCCATCGACGCCATCGGCGAAAACGGTTCCATCTCGTTGACCACCCGTGGGGACAAAGACCGGGTGATTGTTGAAATCGAAGACAGCGGCGAAGGGATACCGGAAGAGCATATCAATAAGGTTTTTGATCCGTTTTTTACCACCAAAGCCACCGGGGAAGGCACCGGTCTCGGGTTGTCTATTGTTTACACCACCCTCAAGAAATTGGGTGGCAAGATCAGTGTGGACAGCAAACGCGGTCATGGGACTGTTTTTAGTATTTCCCTGCCGTTGACCTGCCCGTATTTCCCTGACTGCCAGGAGGAAGCATGA
- a CDS encoding sensor histidine kinase: MKLLRVRRVARLGQYVYPASCLLIAAVVWKFPPFEHAFIMAIIASIIVGMWGLLRISARWLDEATAEQSRLGKELIQSQKVLALGEISTGIAHEINNPLNIILREVELLRMQLDSPPPPEVMSEIQGSLDSIFGQVERCSEITHKLLDFARHRRPVSQFADINLLMEDMLSLVERESGTDSIWIVRAFDDLMPMVKTDPPLLRQVFLNLLINAVQAMGKIGVIFVSTFCEKSMVCIEVRDTGPGIPPEDLKRVFNPFYTTKAPGEGTGLGLSVSLRIVNELRGDITVKSAPGEGAAFTVRIPIES, translated from the coding sequence ATGAAGTTGTTGCGGGTCAGAAGAGTCGCCCGTTTGGGGCAGTACGTATATCCCGCTTCCTGTTTGTTGATCGCTGCTGTTGTCTGGAAATTCCCGCCTTTTGAACATGCTTTTATCATGGCCATTATTGCCTCAATCATTGTTGGAATGTGGGGGTTGCTTCGTATCTCTGCCCGGTGGCTCGATGAAGCAACGGCTGAGCAGTCCCGTCTCGGGAAGGAACTCATTCAATCGCAGAAAGTGCTCGCTCTTGGAGAAATTTCCACAGGTATTGCGCATGAGATCAATAATCCCTTGAATATCATTTTGCGTGAAGTCGAGTTGTTGCGAATGCAGCTCGACTCACCCCCACCTCCAGAGGTGATGAGTGAGATTCAGGGAAGTCTTGATTCCATTTTTGGTCAGGTTGAGCGGTGTTCGGAAATAACGCATAAACTGTTGGATTTCGCCCGGCATCGTCGTCCTGTTTCTCAGTTCGCGGATATCAATTTGCTTATGGAAGACATGTTGTCTTTGGTTGAGCGCGAATCCGGGACTGACAGTATTTGGATTGTCAGGGCGTTTGATGACCTCATGCCCATGGTGAAGACCGATCCCCCTCTTTTACGGCAGGTTTTTTTGAATCTGCTCATCAACGCGGTGCAGGCCATGGGAAAGATTGGCGTTATCTTCGTGTCCACCTTTTGTGAAAAAAGTATGGTGTGCATTGAAGTACGGGATACTGGCCCGGGTATCCCTCCGGAAGATCTCAAGCGAGTGTTTAATCCGTTTTATACCACGAAAGCTCCTGGCGAAGGGACGGGACTTGGGCTTTCGGTCAGCCTGCGTATCGTCAATGAATTGAGGGGTGACATAACCGTAAAGTCAGCCCCTGGTGAAGGTGCGGCCTTCACCGTCCGAATCCCTATTGAATCTTGA
- a CDS encoding response regulator produces the protein MTRIKVLVVDDEPDFLKLIKRRLSKRNIDVDVATSGEVALESLRKSPVDVLILDVKMPGLSGIETLKEIRKRFGGLSVIMLTGHGSVKSGIDGMSHGAYDYILKPFSIDDLLERIRAASEHSRLKKLDRGDV, from the coding sequence ATGACTCGAATAAAGGTACTCGTTGTCGATGATGAACCGGATTTTCTGAAGTTGATTAAACGTCGATTGTCAAAAAGAAATATCGACGTTGATGTTGCCACTAGTGGTGAGGTCGCTCTTGAAAGTCTGCGTAAGAGTCCTGTGGATGTCCTCATTCTTGACGTCAAAATGCCGGGTTTGAGCGGCATAGAAACACTCAAGGAGATCCGAAAGAGATTTGGTGGGTTGTCCGTCATCATGCTCACCGGGCACGGATCCGTGAAGTCGGGCATCGACGGAATGAGTCACGGTGCCTACGATTATATTCTCAAGCCTTTTTCCATTGATGATTTGCTTGAACGAATTAGGGCTGCCAGCGAACACTCCCGACTGAAGAAGCTGGACCGAGGTGACGTATGA
- a CDS encoding YIP1 family protein, whose translation MKATCAADARMGIREYFDVIFHVMRSPARHFEQVALESGSRRALFFLMISGIFYCSVSMTYFFENSLAMGVVMMVNAVLMPALGAAFSFILLGMTGQGKVPYGKVFNVYAYASGAVMVISWIPGLAIVMEPVRAVLVGVGLFKVAEVSKLKAAVIVATTAFLLLVFFWAAAPLVLELRAVFL comes from the coding sequence ATGAAAGCAACATGCGCAGCAGACGCCAGAATGGGCATCAGGGAATATTTTGACGTTATTTTTCATGTCATGCGGTCACCGGCTCGGCATTTTGAACAGGTCGCGTTGGAGTCCGGGTCGCGTCGAGCTTTGTTCTTTCTCATGATTTCAGGAATTTTTTATTGTTCCGTGAGCATGACGTATTTTTTTGAGAATTCGTTGGCCATGGGTGTGGTCATGATGGTTAACGCGGTGCTTATGCCTGCACTTGGAGCGGCTTTTAGTTTTATTCTGCTTGGCATGACCGGTCAGGGCAAAGTGCCATATGGCAAGGTTTTTAATGTGTACGCCTATGCCAGCGGCGCGGTCATGGTCATTTCCTGGATTCCTGGACTTGCCATTGTGATGGAGCCAGTACGGGCCGTGCTCGTGGGCGTCGGGCTGTTCAAGGTGGCTGAGGTAAGCAAGCTCAAGGCTGCTGTGATTGTTGCGACGACAGCTTTCTTGTTGTTGGTATTTTTTTGGGCCGCAGCTCCTCTGGTTCTTGAATTGCGGGCAGTATTTCTGTGA
- the nhaB gene encoding sodium/proton antiporter NhaB yields MTTSLSRAFALNFLGNAPKWYKMTILGFLLLNPVLIYGAGTFIAGWVLIGEFIFTLAMALKCYPLPAGGLLAIEAVFLGLTRPESVYHETLANFEVILLLIFMVAGIYFMKDLLQFTFTRILIRVRSKVLISLLFCMAGAFLSAFLDALTVTAVIIAVAYGFYNVYHRFASGKDRFCTHDLCSDQFVKETAREELYQFRTFLRNLMMHGAVGTALGGVCTLVGEPQNLLIGAEMGWHFSTFFIKVAPVSMPVLVVGLLTCVLVEKFKIFGYGALLPGNIRSHLLETAMESEAELGKTGRAKLVTQGLAAIWLIIALAFHLAAVGIVGLSVIVLLTALNGVTDEHQLGHAFEEALPFTALLVVFFSIVAVIHDQHLFKPVIDYVLGLEGQTQMAAYYAANGVLSMISDNVFVATVYISETKMHFTQMLDAVPGIAMAGSQLMDMLTDPLLSRAEVLAGLPASAAQQVGAIMENFDKLAVAINTGTNIPSVATPNGQAAFLFLLTSALAPVIRLSYGRMVVLALPYTVTMSLTGFVAAWHIDDILHFFGG; encoded by the coding sequence GTGACCACTTCACTTTCGAGGGCTTTCGCTCTTAACTTTCTTGGCAATGCGCCCAAATGGTACAAAATGACCATCTTGGGCTTTCTGCTTCTCAACCCCGTTCTTATCTATGGTGCGGGGACTTTCATCGCTGGCTGGGTACTTATCGGCGAATTCATCTTCACACTGGCCATGGCCTTGAAGTGTTACCCTCTTCCTGCTGGCGGTTTGTTGGCTATTGAAGCGGTATTCCTTGGTTTGACTCGTCCCGAAAGCGTGTATCATGAAACGCTTGCCAACTTTGAAGTGATACTCCTGCTGATTTTCATGGTGGCAGGTATTTATTTCATGAAAGATCTGCTTCAATTTACCTTTACCCGGATATTGATCAGGGTCCGTTCTAAGGTGCTTATCTCGTTGCTTTTTTGTATGGCTGGTGCGTTCTTGTCAGCGTTTCTTGATGCCCTGACTGTCACGGCTGTTATTATCGCTGTGGCCTATGGTTTTTATAACGTGTATCACCGTTTCGCTTCCGGCAAGGACCGATTCTGTACACACGATCTGTGCAGTGATCAGTTCGTTAAGGAGACTGCACGCGAAGAATTGTACCAGTTTAGAACTTTCCTACGTAATTTGATGATGCACGGTGCTGTCGGTACGGCCCTCGGTGGTGTCTGTACGTTGGTGGGTGAGCCGCAGAATTTGCTTATCGGAGCCGAGATGGGCTGGCATTTCAGCACCTTTTTTATCAAGGTTGCTCCTGTTTCCATGCCAGTGCTCGTGGTCGGGCTGCTCACTTGTGTGCTGGTCGAGAAATTTAAGATTTTTGGATACGGCGCATTACTTCCCGGAAATATCCGTTCCCATCTGTTGGAAACAGCCATGGAGAGTGAAGCCGAATTGGGTAAAACTGGTCGGGCCAAGCTTGTCACTCAGGGACTCGCCGCGATTTGGCTGATCATTGCCTTGGCGTTTCACTTGGCAGCTGTAGGTATCGTCGGTCTGTCCGTGATCGTTTTGTTGACGGCGCTCAACGGTGTGACGGATGAACATCAGTTGGGCCATGCCTTTGAGGAGGCTTTGCCCTTTACCGCACTATTGGTGGTTTTTTTCTCGATTGTTGCTGTTATCCACGATCAACATCTTTTCAAGCCAGTCATTGATTATGTCCTTGGCTTGGAAGGGCAGACCCAGATGGCCGCTTATTATGCTGCTAATGGTGTGCTTTCGATGATTTCTGACAACGTCTTTGTGGCAACGGTGTATATTTCCGAAACCAAGATGCACTTTACGCAGATGCTTGACGCTGTCCCCGGTATTGCCATGGCGGGCAGTCAGCTCATGGACATGTTGACGGACCCGCTTTTGTCGAGGGCCGAGGTCCTGGCTGGCCTTCCGGCAAGTGCTGCGCAACAGGTTGGTGCCATTATGGAGAATTTCGACAAGCTGGCCGTGGCCATCAACACCGGTACGAATATTCCGAGTGTAGCAACACCCAACGGGCAGGCTGCGTTTCTCTTCCTTCTTACTTCCGCATTGGCACCGGTTATCCGGTTGTCGTATGGGCGGATGGTCGTTTTGGCCTTGCCCTACACCGTTACAATGTCCCTGACCGGCTTTGTAGCGGCGTGGCATATCGATGATATTCTTCATTTCTTTGGTGGATAA